A single genomic interval of Cucumis sativus cultivar 9930 chromosome 7, Cucumber_9930_V3, whole genome shotgun sequence harbors:
- the LOC101213391 gene encoding LOW QUALITY PROTEIN: trans-resveratrol di-O-methyltransferase (The sequence of the model RefSeq protein was modified relative to this genomic sequence to represent the inferred CDS: inserted 1 base in 1 codon), whose product MIYITIGHTTKVFNLDNYFSLFVLNMNMEGGNMLAMGGDELLEAQSHIWNHIFNFINSMSLKCAIQLGIPDAIHSHGPNPMPLSLLVSSLQLHPNKTQFIYRLMRLLTHSGFFVQQEEGYILTNSSRLLLKDNPCAVSPFLLSMLQPALTDPWQFLSIWFQTDDQTPFETAHGXAFWKYMRNKPKEGEVFNAGMASDARLVNSVLLGKHKSVFEGVKSLVDVGGGTGTMAKAISQAFPQMECTVFDLPQVVAHLRGDQPNLNYVEGDMFKRIPPADVLLLKWILHDWSDEECVEILKNCKAAIRSNGNKGKVMVIDIVLFGNYKKDSMETQLLFDMLMMTLVGGKEREEKEWAKLIKEAGFGSYKIFPIMGVRSLVEIYP is encoded by the exons ATGATCTATATCACAATTGGACACACCACCAAAGTGTTTAATTTGGAcaattatttctctctttttgttctGAATATGAATATGGAGGGTGGAAATATGTTGGCAATGGGAGGGGATGAGTTGTTAGAAGCTCAATCCCACATATGGAATCACATCTTCAACTTCATAAACTCAATGTCTCTCAAATGTGCAATCCAACTTGGAATTCCAGACGCCATCCATAGCCATGGACCCAACCCTAtgcctctctctcttcttGTTTCATCTCTCCAACTTCATCCTAATAAAACCCAATTCATATACCGTTTGATGCGTTTACTAACTCACTCTGGTTTCTTTGTTCAACAAGAAGAAGGATATATTCTTACCAATTCATCTCGCCTTCTCCTTAAAGACAATCCTTGTGCTGTATCTCCTTTCCTACTTTCCATGCTCCAGCCAGCCCTCACAGATCCATGGCAGTTCCTCTCAATCTGGTTCCAGACTGACGACCAAACGCCATTCGAGACAGCACACG GTGCCTTCTGGAAGTACATGAGGAATAAGCCAAAAGAAGGGGAGGTTTTTAATGCAGGCATGGCGAGTGATGCGAGGTTGGTGAACAGTGTATTATTGGGGAAACATAAAAGTGTTTTTGAAGGAGTTAAGTCATTGGTTGATGTTGGTGGTGGGACTGGAACAATGGCCAAAGCCATTTCACAAGCTTTTCCACAAATGGAATGCACTGTGTTTGATCTTCCCCAGGTAGTGGCTCATTTGAGGGGAGATCAACCAAACCTCAATTATGTTGAAGGAGACATGTTTAAACGTATTCCTCCTGCTGATGTGCTTCTCTTAAAG TGGATATTACATGATTGGAGTGATGAAGAATGTGTGGAGATTCTGAAGAACTGCAAAGCAGCCATTAGAAGCAATGGTAACAAAGGAAAAGTGATGGTAATTGATATTGTACTGTTTGGGAATTATAAAAAGGACTCAATGGAAACTCAATTGTTGTTCGACATGTTGATGATGACATTAGTTGGtggaaaagaaagggaagaaaaagagtgggctaaattaattaaagaagctGGATTTGGGAGCTACAAGATCTTTCCCATTATGGGTGTGAGATCTCTTGTAGAGATTTACCCATAA
- the LOC101205978 gene encoding OPA3-like protein, with translation MILPVVKLGALALKTICKPIANRLKKEAGLHPKFRQCIINFAQANHRFSTNVQRRIYGYATDVAIRPLNEEKAVQAAADLLGELFVFTVAGTAIIFEVQRSSRSEARKEELRRQELEAMKQRDDDIAREIEILKQKIENLEELSKGRGLTGLFHFRHPHTTEGENVKHS, from the exons ATGATCCTCCCTGTTGTAAAGTTGGGGGCTCTTGCTCTTAAAACCATCTGCAAACCCATCGCCAATCGCCTCAAGAAGGAAGCTGGATTGCATCCGAAGTTTAGGCAGTGTATTATCAACTTCGCACag GCAAATCATCGGTTTTCGACAAATGTACAACGTAGAATATATGGTTATGCAACAGATGTTGCCATTCGTCCTCTGAATGAAGAGAAAGCTGTCCAAGCTGCGGCAGATCTTCTCGGGGAGCTCTTTGTATTCACG GTTGCTGGAACTGCTATTATTTTTGAGGTGCAAAGAAGTTCGAGGTCGGAAGCAAGAAAGGAGGAGCTCCGCAGGCAAGAATTGGAG GCGATGAAGCAAAGGGATGATGATATAGCCCGAGAAATAGAAATTCTTAAACAAAAGATCGAAAATCTAGAAGAGTTGTCCAAGGGAAGAGGTCTAACTGGCTTATTTCACTTCAGGCATCCGCATACTACGGAAGGTGAAAACGTGAAACACTCTTGA
- the LOC101207255 gene encoding cyanidin 3-O-galactoside 2''-O-xylosyltransferase FGGT1 — MAATSSLHIAMFPWFAFGHLAPYLQIANKLAKKGHKISFLIPSKTQVKLQPFNHFPNLITFVPIIVPHVDGLPEGAEITADVSNLHEFNLIMTAMDLTQPQIKTLLQLIKPHVIFFDFTFWIPKLASQLGIKSIYYSVISATTFSYVFTPTRQLCGPDFTVDEFMQPPLGLAISAIKLHSHEAKNVTFMSNMIFGSDVRFFHRHFTGLCEADAIAFKACGEIEGPFVDFLISEFKKPVLLSGPDGDIQEPKTTLEHRWQEWLSKFKSGSVIYCAFGSECTLTKDQFQELVLGFELTNLPFLAVLKPPVGVDTVTAALPDGFEERVEGRGVVYGGWVQQQHILEHPSIGCFVTHCGAGSLSEALVKKCQLVLLPHVGDHFFRARTLSSCLKVGVEVEKREDDGFFTKESVCEAVKTLMDEGNERGKEIRATRAKLRELLLDKDLEESYIINFIHNLQSLVG, encoded by the coding sequence ATGGCAGCCACTTCCAGCTTGCACATAGCAATGTTCCCTTGGTTTGCTTTTGGCCACTTAGCTCCATATCTCCAAATTGCCAACAAGTTAGCCAAAAAAGGTCACAAAATTTCCTTCTTAATCCCATCAAAAACTCAGGTCAAATTGCAGCCTTTCAACCACTTTCCAAATCTCATTACCTTTGTCCCCATCATTGTTCCTCATGTTGATGGTCTCCCTGAAGGTGCTGAAATTACTGCTGATGTTTCTAATCTTCACGAGTTTAATCTCATCATGACTGCGATGGACCTCACCCAACCACAAATCAAAACCCTACTCCAACTCATAAAACCCCATGTCATCTTCTTTGATTTCACTTTCTGGATCCCTAAATTGGCATCTCAATTGGGCATCAAATCTATCTATTACAGTGTAATTAGTGCAACAACATTCAGTTACGTCTTCACCCCAACAAGGCAACTCTGTGGACCTGATTTCACTGTGGATGAATTTATGCAGCCACCTCTTGGCTTGGCAATTTCCGCAATCAAGCTTCATTCTCACGAGGCCAAAAATGTTACATTTATGTCCAATATGATATTTGGCAGTGATGTCCGCTTTTTTCATCGCCATTTCACCGGTCTTTGTGAGGCTGATGCTATAGCATTCAAGGCATGTGGGGAGATTGAAGGTCCTTTTGTAGACTTTCTCATAAGTGAATTCAAAAAGCCTGTTCTGCTTTCAGGACCTGATGGGGACATACAAGAGCCAAAAACAACTTTAGAACATAGATGGCAAGAATGGTTATCAAAGTTCAAATCTGGTTCAGTCATATACTGTGCATTTGGAAGTGAGTGTACCTTAACAAAAGACCAATTCCAAGAATTGGTCTTGGGCTTTGAGCTTACAAACTTACCATTCTTGGCTGTGCTCAAACCGCCGGTTGGAGTCGACACAGTGACCGCTGCCTTGCCTGACGGATTTGAAGAAAGAGTTGAGGGGAGAGGGGTGGTGTATGGAGGATGGGTTCAACAACAGCACATTTTGGAGCATCCATCAATTGGATGCTTTGTTACACATTGTGGGGCAGGGTCTTTATCTGAGGCATTGGTAAAGAAGTGTCAGTTAGTGTTGTTGCCTCACGTTGGTGACCATTTCTTTAGAGCAAGAACATTGAGCAGTTGTTTGAAGGTTGGTGTGGAGGTTGAGAAAAGGGAAGATGATGGATTTTTTACCAAAGAAAGTGTGTGTGAGGCAGTGAAGACACTGATGGATGAAGGGAATGAAAGAGGGAAAGAGATCAGAGCAACCCGTGCAAAGTTAAGAGAGCTATTGCTTGACAAAGATTTGGAGGAGTCTTATATCATCAATTTCATCCACAATCTCCAATCTTTAGTTGGATGA
- the LOC101216522 gene encoding probable O-methyltransferase 3 — MNMEGGKMLAMGGDELLEAQSHVWNHIFNFINSMSLKCAIQLGIPDAIHSHGPNPVPLSILVSSLQLHPNKTQFIYRLMRLLTHSGFFVQQEEGYILTNSSRLLLKDNPCAVSPFLLSMLQPALTDPWQFLSIWFQTDDQTPFETAHGVPFWKYMRNKPKEGEVFNAGMASDARLVINVLLEKHRSVFEGVESLVDVGGGTGTVAKAISQAFPQMECTVLDLPQVVAHLKGDQPNFKYVEGDMFTLIPPADTILLKWILHDWSDEECVEILKKCKEAITGSGSKKGKVMVIDLVLFNTKNDADSIETQLLYDMLMMIVPGGKEREEKEWAKLIKEAGFRAYKIFPILDLRSLIEIYP; from the exons ATGAATATGGAGGGTGGAAAGATGTTGGCAATGGGAGGGGATGAGTTGTTAGAAGCTCAATCTCACGTATGGAATCACATCTTCAACTTCATAAACTCAATGTCTCTCAAATGTGCAATCCAACTTGGAATTCCAGACGCCATCCATAGCCATGGACCCAACCCTGTGCCTCTCTCTATTCTTGTTTCATCTCTCCAACTTCATCCTAATAAAACCCAATTCATATACCGTTTGATGCGTTTACTAACTCACTCTGGTTTCTTTGTTCAACAAGAAGAAGGATATATTCTTACCAATTCATCTCGCCTTCTCCTTAAAGACAATCCTTGTGCTGTATCTCCTTTCCTACTTTCCATGCTCCAGCCAGCCCTCACAGATCCATGGCAGTTCCTCTCAATCTGGTTCCAGACTGACGACCAAACGCCATTCGAGACAGCACACGGAGTGCCCTTCTGGAAGTACATGAGGAATAAGCCAAAAGAAGGGGAGGTTTTTAATGCAGGCATGGCGAGTGATGCGAGGTTGGTGATTAATGTGTTATTGGAAAAACATAGAAGTGTTTTTGAAGGAGTTGAGTCGTTGGTTGATGTTGGTGGTGGCACAGGAACTGTGGCCAAAGCCATTTCCCAAGCTTTTCCACAAATGGAATGCACTGTGTTGGATCTTCCCCAAGTAGTGGCTCATTTGAAGGGAGATCAACCAAACTTCAAATATGTTGAAGGAGATATGTTTACCCTTATTCCTCCGGCTGATACTATTCTGTTGAAG TGGATATTACACGACTGGAGCGATGAAGAATGTGTGGAGATTTTGAAGAAGTGCAAAGAAGCAATCACAGGCAGTGGTAGTAAGAAAGGGAAAGTGATGGTAATTGATTTGGTGTTATTTAATACGAAAAATGATGCAGATTCAATTGAGACACAACTATTGTACGACATGTTGATGATGATTGTACCtggaggaaaagaaagagaggaaaaggaATGGGCTAAATTGATTAAAGAAGCTGGATTTAGGGCCTACAAGATCTTCCCTATTTTAGACTTAAGGTCTCTGATAGAGATTTATCCATGA
- the LOC101213147 gene encoding trans-resveratrol di-O-methyltransferase isoform X3, whose translation MNMELEGGNMVEMEGDELMEAHGQICKHIFNFINSMSLKCAIQLGIPDAIHSHGPSPLPLSRLVSSLQLHPNKTQFIYRLMRLLTHSGFFVLQEEGYVLTTSSHLLLKDNSCTLSPFLLSMLQPVFVEPSHFLSAWFRTDDQTPFETAHGKSFWEFVGNKRKDGDTFNAGMASDARLVMSVLMGKHTSVFEGVESLVDVGGGTGTMAKAIAKAFPQIECTVLDLPQVVAELKPDIPNFKYVEGDMFDAIPPADALLLKGISQLNNN comes from the exons ATGAATATGGAGTTGGAGGGTGGAAATATGGTGGAAATGGAAGGGGATGAGTTGATGGAAGCTCATGGTCAAATATGTAAACACATCTTCAACTTCATAAATTCCATGTCTCTCAAATGTGCAATTCAACTTGGAATTCCAGACGCCATCCATAGCCATGGCCCCAGCCCTTTGCCCCTCTCTCGTCTTGTTTCATCTCTCCAACTTCATCCTAATAAAACCCAATTCATATATCGTTTGATGCGTTTATTGACTCACTCTGGCTTCTTTGTTCTACAAGAAGAAGGATATGTTCTGACCACTTCATCTCACCTTCTTCTTAAAGACAATTCTTGCACCCTATCGCCTTTCCTACTTTCCATGCTCCAACCCGTCTTTGTAGAGCCATCGCACTTTCTCTCAGCCTGGTTCCGAACTGACGACCAGACACCATTTGAGACTGCTCACGGGAAATCGTTCTGGGAGTTCGTGGGGAATAAGCGGAAAGATGGTGATACTTTTAATGCAGGAATGGCTAGTGATGCGAGGTTGGTGATGAGTGTGTTAATGGGAAAACATACCAGTGTCTTTGAAGGAGTTGAATCGTTGGTTGATGTTGGTGGTGGGACTGGAACTATGGCCAAAGCCATTGCAAAGGCTTTTCCACAAATTGAATGCACTGTGCTTGATCTTCCCCAAGTTGTGGCTGAATTGAAACCGGAtataccaaattttaaatacgtTGAAGGGGATATGTTTGATGCTATTCCTCCGGCTGATGCCCTTCTATTGAAG GGCATCAGTCAACTCAACAACAATTGA
- the LOC101213147 gene encoding trans-resveratrol di-O-methyltransferase isoform X1: protein MNMELEGGNMVEMEGDELMEAHGQICKHIFNFINSMSLKCAIQLGIPDAIHSHGPSPLPLSRLVSSLQLHPNKTQFIYRLMRLLTHSGFFVLQEEGYVLTTSSHLLLKDNSCTLSPFLLSMLQPVFVEPSHFLSAWFRTDDQTPFETAHGKSFWEFVGNKRKDGDTFNAGMASDARLVMSVLMGKHTSVFEGVESLVDVGGGTGTMAKAIAKAFPQIECTVLDLPQVVAELKPDIPNFKYVEGDMFDAIPPADALLLKWILHDWSDEECVKILKKCKEAIGSNGCKYTDQATICTFFHSTSSETRCYTCCRLWLEGDIKATH, encoded by the exons ATGAATATGGAGTTGGAGGGTGGAAATATGGTGGAAATGGAAGGGGATGAGTTGATGGAAGCTCATGGTCAAATATGTAAACACATCTTCAACTTCATAAATTCCATGTCTCTCAAATGTGCAATTCAACTTGGAATTCCAGACGCCATCCATAGCCATGGCCCCAGCCCTTTGCCCCTCTCTCGTCTTGTTTCATCTCTCCAACTTCATCCTAATAAAACCCAATTCATATATCGTTTGATGCGTTTATTGACTCACTCTGGCTTCTTTGTTCTACAAGAAGAAGGATATGTTCTGACCACTTCATCTCACCTTCTTCTTAAAGACAATTCTTGCACCCTATCGCCTTTCCTACTTTCCATGCTCCAACCCGTCTTTGTAGAGCCATCGCACTTTCTCTCAGCCTGGTTCCGAACTGACGACCAGACACCATTTGAGACTGCTCACGGGAAATCGTTCTGGGAGTTCGTGGGGAATAAGCGGAAAGATGGTGATACTTTTAATGCAGGAATGGCTAGTGATGCGAGGTTGGTGATGAGTGTGTTAATGGGAAAACATACCAGTGTCTTTGAAGGAGTTGAATCGTTGGTTGATGTTGGTGGTGGGACTGGAACTATGGCCAAAGCCATTGCAAAGGCTTTTCCACAAATTGAATGCACTGTGCTTGATCTTCCCCAAGTTGTGGCTGAATTGAAACCGGAtataccaaattttaaatacgtTGAAGGGGATATGTTTGATGCTATTCCTCCGGCTGATGCCCTTCTATTGAAG TGGATATTACATGATTGGAGTGATGAAGAATGTGTAAAGATTTTGAAGAAGTGCAAAGAAGCAATCGGAAGCAATG GTTGCAAATATACTGACCAAGCCACTATCTGCACATTCTTTCATTCCACTTCGAGTGAAACTAGGTGTTACACATGCTGCAGACTTTGGCTTGAGGGGGATATTAAGGCTACTCACTAA
- the LOC101205747 gene encoding pentatricopeptide repeat-containing protein At3g46790, chloroplastic → MPKPHEIIPFYAALLDACSSTNNLHTLKQIHALTITLHISHHHFIRTKLASTYAACAQLPQATTIFSFATRRPTYLFNTLIRAHSSLRLFSQSLSIFRHMLLSGKSIDRHTLPPVLKSCTGLSSLRLGRQVHGALLINGFSADLPSLNALITMYGKCGDLGVARKVFDGMPERNEVSWSALMAGYGVHGMFGEVFRLFERMVEEGQKPDELTFTSLLTACSHGGLIEKGKEYFGMMRMEFHLRPGLQHYTCMVDLLGRSGQVEEAEKLIMEMEIEPDEALWGAMLSACRIHGKVDVADRVQKRFIKQQ, encoded by the coding sequence ATGCCCAAACCACACGAAATAATCCCCTTTTACGCTGCTCTCCTCGACGCCTGCTCCTCCACCAACAACCTCCACACTCTCAAGCAAATCCACGCTCTTACCATAACACTTCATATCTCTCACCACCATTTCATTCGAACCAAGCTCGCTTCAACCTACGCTGCCTGCGCTCAACTCCCACAAGCCACCACCATCTTCTCCTTCGCCACTCGTCGCCCCACCTACCTCTTCAATACTCTCATCAGAGCCCACTCTTCTCTCCGTCTCTTCTCGCAGTCCCTCTCCATTTTCCGCCACATGCTCCTTTCTGGAAAATCCATTGATCGCCATACTCTCCCGCCTGTGCTTAAGTCATGTACCGGCCTCTCCTCCTTGCGCCTTGGCCGCCAGGTTCATGGGGCTCTTCTGATTAATGGCTTCTCTGCAGATTTGCCTAGTTTGAATGCTTTGATTACCATGTATGGCAAATGCGGGGATTTGGGTGTTGCACGGAAGGTGTTTGATGGAATGCCTGAGAGGAATGAGGTGTCGTGGTCTGCTTTGATGGCGGGTTATGGTGTTCATGGGATGTTTGGGGAGGTGTTTAGGTTGTTTGAGAGGATGGTGGAAGAAGGGCAAAAGCCGGATGAACTCACTTTTACATCTCTTCTCACCGCGTGTAGCCATGGAGGGTTGATTGAGAAAGGGAAGGAGTATTTTGGAATGATGAGAATGGAGTTTCATTTGAGGCCTGGATTGCAGCATTATACTTGCATGGTGGATTTGCTTGGGAGATCGGGGCAAGTGGAAGAAGCAGAGAAGTTGAtaatggagatggagatcgAGCCTGATGAGGCTTTGTGGGGTGCCATGTTGAGTGCTTGTAGGATTCATGGGAAGGTCGATGTGGCTGATAGGGTGCAAAAACGGTTTATCAAACAACAATGA
- the LOC101213147 gene encoding trans-resveratrol di-O-methyltransferase isoform X2 produces the protein MNMELEGGNMVEMEGDELMEAHGQICKHIFNFINSMSLKCAIQLGIPDAIHSHGPSPLPLSRLVSSLQLHPNKTQFIYRLMRLLTHSGFFVLQEEGYVLTTSSHLLLKDNSCTLSPFLLSMLQPVFVEPSHFLSAWFRTDDQTPFETAHGKSFWEFVGNKRKDGDTFNAGMASDARLVMSVLMGKHTSVFEGVESLVDVGGGTGTMAKAIAKAFPQIECTVLDLPQVVAELKPDIPNFKYVEGDMFDAIPPADALLLKVANILTKPLSAHSFIPLRVKLGVTHAADFGLRGILRLLTKKTHKTVIKQFNLKNVIK, from the exons ATGAATATGGAGTTGGAGGGTGGAAATATGGTGGAAATGGAAGGGGATGAGTTGATGGAAGCTCATGGTCAAATATGTAAACACATCTTCAACTTCATAAATTCCATGTCTCTCAAATGTGCAATTCAACTTGGAATTCCAGACGCCATCCATAGCCATGGCCCCAGCCCTTTGCCCCTCTCTCGTCTTGTTTCATCTCTCCAACTTCATCCTAATAAAACCCAATTCATATATCGTTTGATGCGTTTATTGACTCACTCTGGCTTCTTTGTTCTACAAGAAGAAGGATATGTTCTGACCACTTCATCTCACCTTCTTCTTAAAGACAATTCTTGCACCCTATCGCCTTTCCTACTTTCCATGCTCCAACCCGTCTTTGTAGAGCCATCGCACTTTCTCTCAGCCTGGTTCCGAACTGACGACCAGACACCATTTGAGACTGCTCACGGGAAATCGTTCTGGGAGTTCGTGGGGAATAAGCGGAAAGATGGTGATACTTTTAATGCAGGAATGGCTAGTGATGCGAGGTTGGTGATGAGTGTGTTAATGGGAAAACATACCAGTGTCTTTGAAGGAGTTGAATCGTTGGTTGATGTTGGTGGTGGGACTGGAACTATGGCCAAAGCCATTGCAAAGGCTTTTCCACAAATTGAATGCACTGTGCTTGATCTTCCCCAAGTTGTGGCTGAATTGAAACCGGAtataccaaattttaaatacgtTGAAGGGGATATGTTTGATGCTATTCCTCCGGCTGATGCCCTTCTATTGAAG GTTGCAAATATACTGACCAAGCCACTATCTGCACATTCTTTCATTCCACTTCGAGTGAAACTAGGTGTTACACATGCTGCAGACTTTGGCTTGAGGGGGATATTAAGGCTACTCACTAAGAAAACCCATAAAACTGTTATTAAAcagtttaatttgaaaaatgttattaaatag